A single window of Achromobacter xylosoxidans DNA harbors:
- a CDS encoding L-threonylcarbamoyladenylate synthase, giving the protein MSAPSVSASAADIADAARRLLAGELVAFPTETVYGLGADAENPRAVGSIYAAKGRPSNHPVIVHIAPQGDLSYWAAEVPPEARLLIDAFWPGPLTLILKRAPHIADTVSGGQDSIGIRCPSHPVAQALLAAFAAGKPNGQGGVAAPSANKFGQVSPTRADHVRGEFPDEVAAGMPVLEGGASEVGIESTILDLSRLDRGAGPVLLRPGHISAAQIEAVLGVQVFAPDAAAPRASGTLKAHYAPRTALELASDARLQAALQGRGLPPGKVVVVAYAPPPAACDTRIQWQQVPADPARYAQALYALLRDLDGQGFARIIVQAPPDSEAWHAVNDRIGRAAAAFTLDTTDL; this is encoded by the coding sequence ATGTCCGCTCCGTCCGTCTCCGCCAGCGCCGCGGACATCGCCGACGCCGCCCGGCGCCTGCTGGCCGGCGAGCTGGTCGCGTTCCCGACCGAAACCGTCTACGGCCTGGGCGCGGACGCCGAGAACCCGCGGGCGGTGGGCAGCATCTACGCCGCCAAGGGCCGGCCGTCGAACCACCCGGTGATCGTGCACATCGCGCCGCAGGGCGACCTGTCGTACTGGGCGGCCGAGGTGCCGCCCGAGGCGCGCCTGTTGATCGACGCCTTCTGGCCCGGTCCGCTGACGCTGATCCTCAAGCGCGCGCCGCATATCGCCGACACGGTCAGCGGCGGCCAGGACAGCATCGGCATCCGCTGCCCCTCGCATCCGGTGGCGCAGGCGCTGCTGGCGGCGTTCGCGGCCGGCAAGCCGAACGGGCAGGGCGGCGTGGCCGCGCCGTCGGCCAACAAGTTCGGCCAGGTTTCGCCGACCCGCGCCGACCACGTGCGCGGTGAATTTCCCGACGAGGTCGCGGCCGGCATGCCGGTGCTGGAAGGCGGCGCCTCCGAGGTCGGCATCGAATCCACCATCCTGGACCTGTCGCGCCTGGATCGCGGCGCCGGCCCGGTGCTGCTGCGCCCGGGCCACATCAGCGCGGCGCAGATCGAGGCCGTGCTGGGCGTGCAGGTGTTCGCGCCCGACGCCGCCGCGCCGCGCGCCTCGGGCACGCTGAAGGCGCACTATGCGCCGCGCACCGCGCTGGAACTGGCGTCCGACGCGCGCCTGCAAGCCGCGCTGCAGGGCCGCGGCCTGCCGCCGGGCAAGGTCGTGGTGGTGGCCTACGCACCGCCGCCCGCGGCCTGCGACACGCGCATCCAGTGGCAGCAGGTGCCGGCCGATCCGGCGCGCTATGCCCAGGCGCTGTATGCCTTGCTGCGCGACCTGGATGGCCAGGGCTTCGCGCGCATCATCGTGCAGGCGCCGCCGGACAGCGAGGCCTGGCACGCGGTCAACGACCGCATCGGCCGCGCCGCCGCAGCGTTCACGCTGGATACGACCGACCTCTAG
- a CDS encoding 3-oxoacid CoA-transferase subunit B, whose product MPTPLTREAMARRLAQDIPDGSYVNLGIGMPVLVAAHLPAGREIVLHSENGILGMGPPPAEDDIDLDLINAGKQPVTLLEGGAYFHHADSFAMMRGGHLDICVMGGMQVAANGDLANWSLNKPGEAPAVGGAMDLAVGARSVYILMEHNSKDGSPKIVERCTYPLTGAGVVDRIYTDLAVIDVTPDGLRVRDMIDGMTLTALQARTGAPLRAG is encoded by the coding sequence ATGCCCACTCCCCTTACCCGCGAAGCCATGGCGCGACGCCTGGCCCAGGACATTCCCGACGGCAGCTACGTCAACCTGGGCATCGGCATGCCGGTGCTGGTGGCCGCCCATTTGCCCGCCGGCCGCGAAATCGTGCTGCACAGTGAAAACGGCATTCTCGGCATGGGCCCGCCGCCGGCCGAGGACGACATCGACCTGGACCTGATCAACGCCGGCAAGCAGCCGGTGACGCTGCTCGAAGGCGGCGCCTATTTCCACCACGCCGATTCCTTCGCCATGATGCGCGGCGGCCACCTGGACATCTGCGTCATGGGCGGCATGCAGGTCGCGGCCAACGGCGACCTGGCCAACTGGTCCCTCAACAAGCCGGGCGAAGCGCCGGCCGTGGGCGGAGCCATGGACCTGGCGGTGGGCGCGCGCAGCGTCTACATCCTGATGGAACACAACAGCAAGGACGGCTCGCCCAAGATCGTCGAGCGCTGCACCTATCCGCTGACCGGCGCCGGCGTGGTCGACCGCATCTACACCGACCTGGCCGTGATCGACGTCACGCCCGACGGCCTGCGGGTCCGGGATATGATCGACGGCATGACATTGACAGCGCTGCAGGCGCGCACCGGCGCGCCGCTGCGCGCAGGCTGA
- a CDS encoding amino acid ABC transporter substrate-binding protein → MKRLISFAAGALALACASQAAVAGPTLDAVKKKGYVQCGLTDGVSGFSATNSKGEWEGMDVDICRAVAAAVFGDPTKFKGTALSTQQRFTALQSGEVDVLLRTVTLTQTRDTSLGLSAVAASFYDGQGILVNKKLGVKSAKELNGATVCVQPGTTTELNLADWFRANNIEFKPVVIDKVTEVVRAFESGRCDAFTDDASQLAAVRATQVAKPDDYEILPERFSKEPLGPMVRQGDENWLGIVRWTLFALLEAEEYGITQKNVDEMLKSNNPNISRILGVTPGAGKNMGLDEKWAYNAIKAVGNYSEVFERNVGKDSKLGLQRGTNALWSKGGAMYPWPIR, encoded by the coding sequence ATGAAGCGGTTGATTTCGTTTGCTGCCGGCGCGCTTGCCCTGGCGTGCGCATCCCAGGCGGCGGTGGCCGGCCCCACGCTGGATGCGGTCAAGAAGAAGGGTTACGTGCAGTGCGGCCTGACCGACGGCGTTTCGGGCTTCTCGGCCACCAACAGCAAGGGCGAATGGGAAGGCATGGACGTGGACATCTGCCGCGCCGTCGCCGCCGCCGTGTTCGGCGACCCGACCAAGTTCAAGGGCACCGCGCTGTCGACCCAGCAACGCTTCACCGCGCTGCAATCGGGCGAAGTCGACGTGCTGCTGCGCACCGTCACCCTGACGCAGACGCGCGACACCTCGCTGGGCCTGTCGGCCGTGGCGGCCAGCTTCTATGACGGCCAGGGCATCCTGGTGAACAAGAAGCTGGGCGTGAAAAGCGCCAAGGAACTGAACGGCGCCACCGTCTGCGTGCAGCCGGGCACCACCACCGAACTGAACCTGGCCGACTGGTTCCGCGCCAACAATATCGAATTCAAGCCGGTCGTGATCGACAAGGTCACCGAAGTCGTGCGCGCCTTCGAATCGGGCCGTTGCGACGCCTTCACCGACGACGCCTCGCAACTGGCCGCGGTGCGCGCCACGCAGGTCGCCAAGCCGGACGACTACGAGATTCTGCCGGAGCGCTTCTCCAAGGAGCCGCTCGGCCCCATGGTGCGCCAGGGCGACGAGAACTGGCTGGGCATCGTCCGCTGGACGCTGTTCGCTCTGCTGGAAGCCGAGGAATACGGCATCACGCAGAAGAACGTGGACGAGATGCTCAAGAGCAACAACCCCAACATCTCGCGCATCCTGGGCGTGACGCCGGGCGCCGGCAAGAACATGGGCCTGGACGAGAAGTGGGCCTACAACGCCATCAAGGCCGTGGGCAACTACAGCGAAGTGTTCGAGCGCAACGTCGGCAAGGACAGCAAGCTGGGCCTGCAACGCGGCACCAACGCGTTGTGGAGCAAGGGCGGCGCGATGTATCCGTGGCCGATCCGCTGA
- a CDS encoding 3-oxoacid CoA-transferase subunit A — protein MIDKFIDTPAAAVADIHDGATVLVSGFGGAGMPTELLHALIEQGARELTVVSNNAGNHETGLAALIKAGRVRKVICSFPKASHSWVFDDLYRRGGIELECVPQGTIAERLRAAGAGLGGFFTPTAYGTELAAGKETRIIDGRGHVFETPLHGDFALVKADLADRWGNLTYRKSARNFGPIMCMAAKTTIVQVRAKVALGELSPEAVVTPGIFVKRVTQVAHSAFSS, from the coding sequence ATGATCGACAAGTTCATCGACACTCCCGCGGCCGCCGTGGCCGACATCCACGACGGCGCCACCGTGCTGGTCAGCGGCTTCGGCGGCGCCGGCATGCCCACCGAACTGCTGCACGCCCTGATCGAGCAGGGCGCGCGCGAACTCACCGTGGTCAGCAACAACGCAGGCAACCACGAGACCGGCCTGGCGGCCCTGATAAAGGCCGGCCGGGTGCGCAAGGTGATCTGCTCGTTTCCCAAGGCCTCGCATTCGTGGGTCTTCGACGACCTGTACCGGCGCGGCGGCATCGAGCTGGAATGCGTGCCGCAGGGTACCATCGCCGAACGGCTGCGTGCCGCCGGCGCCGGCCTGGGCGGCTTCTTCACCCCCACGGCCTACGGCACCGAACTGGCCGCCGGCAAGGAAACCCGCATCATCGATGGCCGCGGCCATGTATTCGAGACGCCGCTGCACGGCGACTTCGCCCTGGTCAAGGCCGATCTGGCCGACCGCTGGGGCAACCTGACCTACCGCAAGAGCGCCCGCAACTTCGGCCCCATCATGTGCATGGCCGCGAAGACCACCATCGTGCAGGTGCGCGCCAAGGTGGCGTTGGGCGAGCTGTCGCCCGAGGCCGTGGTGACGCCGGGCATCTTCGTCAAGCGCGTCACCCAGGTGGCCCACTCCGCGTTCTCCAGCTGA
- a CDS encoding Bug family tripartite tricarboxylate transporter substrate binding protein, translating into MALARKPQLRSPAARYRRHALKTLLCTALAALGLAAGPAQADDWPSKPIKIIVPYTPGGSTDIVTRIVMEKLGPRLKQTIIVENRPGANSSVGSAIAAKADPDGYTFLSILPAYIINFHLYKLGYKPEDLTPVAQMADLPLFLFVSQDLPVNSVAELVEYARKHPDKLTYASSGNGSSAHLTGADFALRNKITMTHVAYKGSAPILTDLLGGRVSMVFDPILVPMQYVKQNRLKALGFTGKQRWPTEPSIPTMEEAGMPGFVTGSWAGLMAPANTPRPIIERMAREISEIVQEPDVRQKFLDAGFLPASGTSAQFAELMRQDSARYAGIIQQARITVD; encoded by the coding sequence ATGGCACTCGCAAGGAAACCGCAGCTCCGCAGCCCCGCGGCAAGGTATCGCCGCCACGCCCTCAAGACCCTGTTGTGCACCGCCCTGGCCGCCCTCGGCCTGGCCGCCGGCCCCGCCCAGGCGGATGACTGGCCCAGCAAACCCATCAAGATCATCGTGCCCTACACGCCGGGCGGCTCCACCGACATCGTCACCCGCATCGTGATGGAAAAGCTCGGCCCGCGCCTGAAACAGACCATCATTGTCGAAAACCGCCCGGGCGCCAACAGCAGCGTGGGCTCGGCGATCGCGGCCAAGGCCGACCCGGACGGCTACACCTTCCTGTCGATCCTGCCGGCCTACATCATCAACTTCCACCTCTACAAGCTGGGCTACAAGCCCGAGGACCTGACGCCGGTGGCGCAGATGGCCGACCTGCCGCTGTTCCTGTTCGTCTCGCAGGACCTGCCCGTCAACAGCGTGGCCGAGCTGGTGGAATACGCCCGCAAGCATCCCGACAAGCTCACCTATGCCTCCAGCGGCAACGGTTCCAGCGCGCACCTGACCGGCGCCGACTTCGCGCTGCGCAACAAGATCACCATGACGCACGTGGCCTACAAGGGCAGCGCGCCGATCCTGACCGACCTGCTGGGCGGCCGGGTGTCGATGGTGTTCGACCCGATCCTGGTGCCGATGCAGTACGTCAAGCAGAACCGCCTGAAGGCGCTGGGCTTCACCGGCAAGCAGCGCTGGCCCACCGAGCCGTCGATTCCGACCATGGAAGAGGCCGGCATGCCGGGCTTCGTCACCGGCTCCTGGGCCGGCCTGATGGCGCCGGCCAACACGCCCAGGCCGATCATCGAACGCATGGCGCGCGAGATCAGCGAAATCGTGCAGGAACCGGACGTGCGCCAGAAATTCCTGGATGCCGGCTTCCTGCCGGCCAGCGGCACCTCCGCGCAGTTCGCCGAACTGATGAGGCAGGACTCGGCGCGCTACGCCGGGATCATCCAGCAGGCCCGCATCACGGTGGATTGA
- a CDS encoding IclR family transcriptional regulator C-terminal domain-containing protein, whose amino-acid sequence MLPNLPPPGYAAPLAPEDHPDQLRGDPDYMLTLARGLHVIRAFGTRRHPQTAAELARRAGLPRAVVQRCLHTLILLGIAEQHGRQYILTPRILGLGYAYFSSTPFVSLAQPVLEELSATVNETCALAIMEGHEMLYLARSEVNRLLATSMGLGSRLPAYCTSIGRVLLAQLSEPALARYFAAIELQPYTEFTITTEARLRAELARIREQDYAVVDQELELNVRAISVPVRSASGKACGAVNVSVKAARVPLERLTGEFLAPMRQAVARIGEFLAA is encoded by the coding sequence ATGCTGCCCAACCTTCCCCCGCCCGGCTACGCCGCGCCCCTCGCCCCCGAGGACCACCCCGACCAGCTGCGCGGTGATCCCGACTACATGCTGACGCTGGCGCGCGGCCTGCACGTGATCCGTGCCTTCGGCACGCGCCGCCATCCGCAGACGGCGGCCGAGCTGGCGCGCCGCGCCGGCCTGCCGCGCGCGGTGGTGCAGCGCTGCCTGCACACCCTGATCCTGCTGGGCATCGCCGAACAGCATGGCCGCCAGTACATCCTGACCCCGCGCATCCTGGGGCTGGGCTACGCCTACTTCTCGTCGACGCCGTTCGTCTCGCTGGCGCAACCGGTGCTGGAGGAACTGAGCGCCACGGTCAACGAGACCTGCGCGCTGGCCATCATGGAAGGGCACGAGATGCTGTACCTGGCGCGCTCGGAAGTGAACCGGCTGCTGGCCACCTCGATGGGGCTGGGCAGCCGGCTGCCGGCCTACTGCACGTCGATCGGCCGCGTGCTGCTGGCGCAGCTGTCCGAGCCGGCGCTGGCGCGCTACTTCGCCGCCATCGAACTGCAGCCCTACACCGAGTTCACCATCACCACCGAGGCGCGCCTGCGGGCCGAGCTGGCGCGCATCCGCGAGCAGGACTACGCGGTGGTCGACCAGGAACTGGAATTGAATGTGCGCGCCATCTCGGTGCCGGTGCGCTCGGCCAGCGGCAAGGCCTGCGGCGCGGTCAACGTCAGCGTCAAGGCGGCGCGGGTGCCGCTGGAGCGGCTGACGGGGGAGTTCCTGGCGCCGATGCGCCAGGCGGTGGCCAGGATCGGGGAATTCCTGGCGGCCTGA